One genomic segment of Mytilus galloprovincialis chromosome 5, xbMytGall1.hap1.1, whole genome shotgun sequence includes these proteins:
- the LOC143075076 gene encoding uncharacterized protein LOC143075076 isoform X1 codes for MSAGSVSTLSGGKSDEDTLEDEVFDSFCKDYETRVPVNIQIRFEEYTADGQVICFEEKTENIEAWIVTNNSTQDTQSHYKRKRDSADYKNYPISSSDSYSITSRDQLTRSSTFDEVDSVNSASYDSKFSRQSSFDGYNQPYSSRSSLSTFSLSGLSRSASQDGNFSDSRASSLTSLINSAEGSQNFCPENAYYSPLLEKLFEDAESLNLLPKQRIGCVGGKQSRTDSRGDLILPDDEEEEIPFAKYTFNKKPESTGSRSPSEKSSSSKDSRESFDKSAKRAQYLQSTSNDSFLSSSLTSSHFDPESPSSSGKMDGRTDSTDRNHGGKQVSSHWTSFNANNEPMIYPTPMPHGYPGQRLNFPFPVQPNPPYFPPMSSGQQPPDQVLMNLGFGDDVENFLPARFAQDWKQKIIQKQQEMYLKAQAELYYQPVRLHQRNNFTRQTSEITSSDSSPEMDLTSRSSISSLSRAGSNSKITTSSTNPKQALLIEEKVIAERQSSIQKLRDLLQSDNVISSVNKEKSGNDLRRREAENKEKAMDFKRKQFARARQKSLPIYLEPLNEEDEISAIKNKLIKAKLHMDSQSNGSTKSPSENSTSDQSVSSSARGSVSSSTRGSIGDSNFTDCDINTYLIDTENGNKSVEKVEEFKIEGDDINNPNVPSICVENNTMSNESIEIDEILGNHRNELHVEPAMITVVLSDTDSKHTAPRLLSHLTPNFLGWESDDKMSRRRSSSSLSISPMPSSPVTVIEVGLDNQNDSLENVTDSIDMDDFNHKDSLLHDFSATLEEKINHPKEYLKRGDSLVSQSIVESDENVECSTMEKTYISQVNHVLQKNSIEIEIPNLECQDMCIQADDGSLSPIIRFTDYEYLFQKLVNVDDGNLFYLAKHCGTQYEAQPENISLDSDKIQCFFNNTPEASSSRRQSFSGPNLSLSGPNLQKVHNTFHKDVEVQTDSESKQSQQEMGIQTDGDLASSRPRVREISTSTSRYITRCSCSSRFDRSDSDSSNASDIQLSLQATIDRLEKKTRKYRALYGKKD; via the coding sequence GAGGAAAAGGGATAGTGCTGACTACAAGAATTATCCAATAAGTTCTAGTGATTCATATTCTATCACAAGTCGCGACCAGTTGACTAGAAGTTCGACGTTTGATGAGGTAGATAGTGTGAACTCTGCGTCATACGATTCCAAATTTTCTCGTCAATCAAGTTTTGACGGGTACAATCAACCATACTCAAGTCGTAGTAGTCTAAGTACATTTTCTCTGTCAGGATTATCTCGGTCTGCTAGCCAGGATGGAAACTTTTCTGATTCAAGAGCATCATCTCTGACAAGTTTGATTAACAGTGCAGAAGGGTCACAAAATTTTTGCCCTGAAAACGCATATTATAGTCCATTGTTAGAAAAACTATTTGAGGATGCAGAAAGTTTGAATTTATTACCGAAACAGAGAATTGGATGTGTTGGTGGTAAGCAAAGTAGGACAGATTCTAGAGGCGACCTGATTCTTCCGGATGATGAAGAGGAAGAAATACCGTTTGCAAaatatacttttaataaaaaaccAGAAAGTACTGGGAGTAGATCTCCATCAGAAAAATCAAGTAGTTCAAAAGATTCGAGAGAATCTTTTGACAAGTCTGCCAAAAGAGCTCAGTATCTTCAGTCCACAAGTAATGATTCCTTCTTATCCAGCTCTCTGACATCAAGTCACTTTGATCCAGAAAGCCCATCCTCAAGTGGCAAAATGGATGGCAGAACAGATTCTACAGACAGAAATCATGGTGGCAAACAAGTATCATCTCATTGGACATCATTTAATGCTAACAATGAGCCAATGATATATCCAACTCCAATGCCTCATGGGTATCCTGGGCAGCGGCTAAATTTTCCATTTCCTGTCCAGCCAAATCCCCCCTATTTTCCTCCTATGTCGTCAGGACAACAACCACCTGATCAAGTTCTTATGAATCTTGGCTTTGGGGATGATGTAGAAAATTTTCTTCCTGCAAGATTTGCACAAGACTGGAaacaaaaaatcattcaaaaacagCAAGAAATGTATCTAAAAGCTCAAGCAGAACTGTACTATCAACCAGTTCGTCTGCATCAACGGAATAATTTCACCCGACAAACCTCAGAGATAACAAGCTCTGATTCATCTCCAGAAATGGATTTGACATCTAGAAGCAGTATTTCATCCTTGTCTAGAGCAGGGTCAAATTCTAAAATAACCACATCTAGTACAAATCCAAAACAAGCATTGCTTATTGAAGAGAAAGTTATTGCAGAAAGACAATCTAGTATTCAAAAGCTTAGAGATTTACTACAATCAGACAATGTAATTTCTTCTGTAAATAAAGAGAAATCTGGAAATGATTTACGGAGGAGAGAggcagaaaacaaagaaaaagcaATGGACTTTAAACGTAAACAGTTTGCGAGGGCGAGACAGAAGTCACTTCCTATCTATCTGGAGCCTTTGAATGAAGAAGATGAAATTTCAGCCATTAAGAATAAACTGATTAAGGCCAAATTACACATGGATAGCCAATCAAATGGATCGACTAAAAGTCCGTCAGAAAATTCAACTTCAGATCAGAGTGTGTCATCAAGTGCCCGAGGGTCAGTATCATCAAGTACCCGAGGGTCAATTGGCGATTCAAATTTTACAGACTGTGACATAAACACCTATTTGATTGATacagaaaatggaaacaaaagtGTAGAAAAAGTTGAAGAATTCAAAATAGAGGGAGACGACATTAATAATCCTAATGTGCCTAGCATATGTGTAGAAAATAATACAATGTCAAATGAAAGTATTGAAATAGATGAAATTCTGGGAAACCATCGTAATGAGTTACACGTAGAGCCAGCTATGATCACGGTTGTTTTAAGTGATACAGATTCCAAACACACAGCACCTAGACTTTTGTCTCATTTGACGCCAAATTTTCTTGGTTGGGAGAGTGACGATAAAATGTCGCGACGGAGGTCTTCATCTAGTTTATCCATTTCACCGATGCCTTCTTCCCCAGTTACCGTTATTGAAGTTGGATTAGATAATCAAAACGATAGTTTAGAAAACGTCACAGATAGTATTGATATGGACGATTTTAATCACAAAGATTCATTGTTACATGATTTTTCTGCTACTCTGGAAGAAAAGATAAATCATCCTAAGGAATATCTGAAAAGAGGGGATAGTTTAGTTTCTCAATCTATTGTAGAGAGTGATGAGAATGTTGAATGTTCTACCATGGAAAAAACATATATTAGTCAAGTGAACCATGTGCTACAGAAAAATTCAATTGAAATTGAGATTCCAAACCTTGAGTGTCAAGATATGTGCATTCAAGCAGATGATGGTTCTCTGTCACCAATTATCAGATTTACTGACTATGAATATCTGTTTCAAAAACTTGTAAATGTGGATGACGGAAACTTGTTTTATTTAGCAAAACACTGTGGAACTCAGTATGAAGCTCAACCTGAAAATATATCTCTGGACTCAGATAAGATTCagtgtttttttaacaatacaccaGAAGCTTCAAGTAGTCGCAGACAGTCCTTCAGTGGACCAAATTTATCTCTTAGTGGACCAAATTTACAAAAGGTCCACAATACATTTCACAAAGACGTTGAAGTGCAGACGGATTCTGAAAGTAAACAATCCCAGCAAGAAATGGGGATTCAAACAGATGGAGATTTAGCTTCATCCAGACCAAGAGTTAGGGAGATTTCCACATCCACCAGCCGATATATCACACGTTGTAGTTGTTCTAGTCGATTTGATAGGTCAGATTCAGATAGTTCTAATGCCTCAGATATTCAGCTCTCTCTTCAAGCAACTATTGATAGACTGGAGAAAAAGACCAGAAAATATAGAGCTTTGTATGGCAAAAAGGACTAG
- the LOC143075076 gene encoding uncharacterized protein LOC143075076 isoform X2, translating to MRKRDSADYKNYPISSSDSYSITSRDQLTRSSTFDEVDSVNSASYDSKFSRQSSFDGYNQPYSSRSSLSTFSLSGLSRSASQDGNFSDSRASSLTSLINSAEGSQNFCPENAYYSPLLEKLFEDAESLNLLPKQRIGCVGGKQSRTDSRGDLILPDDEEEEIPFAKYTFNKKPESTGSRSPSEKSSSSKDSRESFDKSAKRAQYLQSTSNDSFLSSSLTSSHFDPESPSSSGKMDGRTDSTDRNHGGKQVSSHWTSFNANNEPMIYPTPMPHGYPGQRLNFPFPVQPNPPYFPPMSSGQQPPDQVLMNLGFGDDVENFLPARFAQDWKQKIIQKQQEMYLKAQAELYYQPVRLHQRNNFTRQTSEITSSDSSPEMDLTSRSSISSLSRAGSNSKITTSSTNPKQALLIEEKVIAERQSSIQKLRDLLQSDNVISSVNKEKSGNDLRRREAENKEKAMDFKRKQFARARQKSLPIYLEPLNEEDEISAIKNKLIKAKLHMDSQSNGSTKSPSENSTSDQSVSSSARGSVSSSTRGSIGDSNFTDCDINTYLIDTENGNKSVEKVEEFKIEGDDINNPNVPSICVENNTMSNESIEIDEILGNHRNELHVEPAMITVVLSDTDSKHTAPRLLSHLTPNFLGWESDDKMSRRRSSSSLSISPMPSSPVTVIEVGLDNQNDSLENVTDSIDMDDFNHKDSLLHDFSATLEEKINHPKEYLKRGDSLVSQSIVESDENVECSTMEKTYISQVNHVLQKNSIEIEIPNLECQDMCIQADDGSLSPIIRFTDYEYLFQKLVNVDDGNLFYLAKHCGTQYEAQPENISLDSDKIQCFFNNTPEASSSRRQSFSGPNLSLSGPNLQKVHNTFHKDVEVQTDSESKQSQQEMGIQTDGDLASSRPRVREISTSTSRYITRCSCSSRFDRSDSDSSNASDIQLSLQATIDRLEKKTRKYRALYGKKD from the coding sequence GAGGAAAAGGGATAGTGCTGACTACAAGAATTATCCAATAAGTTCTAGTGATTCATATTCTATCACAAGTCGCGACCAGTTGACTAGAAGTTCGACGTTTGATGAGGTAGATAGTGTGAACTCTGCGTCATACGATTCCAAATTTTCTCGTCAATCAAGTTTTGACGGGTACAATCAACCATACTCAAGTCGTAGTAGTCTAAGTACATTTTCTCTGTCAGGATTATCTCGGTCTGCTAGCCAGGATGGAAACTTTTCTGATTCAAGAGCATCATCTCTGACAAGTTTGATTAACAGTGCAGAAGGGTCACAAAATTTTTGCCCTGAAAACGCATATTATAGTCCATTGTTAGAAAAACTATTTGAGGATGCAGAAAGTTTGAATTTATTACCGAAACAGAGAATTGGATGTGTTGGTGGTAAGCAAAGTAGGACAGATTCTAGAGGCGACCTGATTCTTCCGGATGATGAAGAGGAAGAAATACCGTTTGCAAaatatacttttaataaaaaaccAGAAAGTACTGGGAGTAGATCTCCATCAGAAAAATCAAGTAGTTCAAAAGATTCGAGAGAATCTTTTGACAAGTCTGCCAAAAGAGCTCAGTATCTTCAGTCCACAAGTAATGATTCCTTCTTATCCAGCTCTCTGACATCAAGTCACTTTGATCCAGAAAGCCCATCCTCAAGTGGCAAAATGGATGGCAGAACAGATTCTACAGACAGAAATCATGGTGGCAAACAAGTATCATCTCATTGGACATCATTTAATGCTAACAATGAGCCAATGATATATCCAACTCCAATGCCTCATGGGTATCCTGGGCAGCGGCTAAATTTTCCATTTCCTGTCCAGCCAAATCCCCCCTATTTTCCTCCTATGTCGTCAGGACAACAACCACCTGATCAAGTTCTTATGAATCTTGGCTTTGGGGATGATGTAGAAAATTTTCTTCCTGCAAGATTTGCACAAGACTGGAaacaaaaaatcattcaaaaacagCAAGAAATGTATCTAAAAGCTCAAGCAGAACTGTACTATCAACCAGTTCGTCTGCATCAACGGAATAATTTCACCCGACAAACCTCAGAGATAACAAGCTCTGATTCATCTCCAGAAATGGATTTGACATCTAGAAGCAGTATTTCATCCTTGTCTAGAGCAGGGTCAAATTCTAAAATAACCACATCTAGTACAAATCCAAAACAAGCATTGCTTATTGAAGAGAAAGTTATTGCAGAAAGACAATCTAGTATTCAAAAGCTTAGAGATTTACTACAATCAGACAATGTAATTTCTTCTGTAAATAAAGAGAAATCTGGAAATGATTTACGGAGGAGAGAggcagaaaacaaagaaaaagcaATGGACTTTAAACGTAAACAGTTTGCGAGGGCGAGACAGAAGTCACTTCCTATCTATCTGGAGCCTTTGAATGAAGAAGATGAAATTTCAGCCATTAAGAATAAACTGATTAAGGCCAAATTACACATGGATAGCCAATCAAATGGATCGACTAAAAGTCCGTCAGAAAATTCAACTTCAGATCAGAGTGTGTCATCAAGTGCCCGAGGGTCAGTATCATCAAGTACCCGAGGGTCAATTGGCGATTCAAATTTTACAGACTGTGACATAAACACCTATTTGATTGATacagaaaatggaaacaaaagtGTAGAAAAAGTTGAAGAATTCAAAATAGAGGGAGACGACATTAATAATCCTAATGTGCCTAGCATATGTGTAGAAAATAATACAATGTCAAATGAAAGTATTGAAATAGATGAAATTCTGGGAAACCATCGTAATGAGTTACACGTAGAGCCAGCTATGATCACGGTTGTTTTAAGTGATACAGATTCCAAACACACAGCACCTAGACTTTTGTCTCATTTGACGCCAAATTTTCTTGGTTGGGAGAGTGACGATAAAATGTCGCGACGGAGGTCTTCATCTAGTTTATCCATTTCACCGATGCCTTCTTCCCCAGTTACCGTTATTGAAGTTGGATTAGATAATCAAAACGATAGTTTAGAAAACGTCACAGATAGTATTGATATGGACGATTTTAATCACAAAGATTCATTGTTACATGATTTTTCTGCTACTCTGGAAGAAAAGATAAATCATCCTAAGGAATATCTGAAAAGAGGGGATAGTTTAGTTTCTCAATCTATTGTAGAGAGTGATGAGAATGTTGAATGTTCTACCATGGAAAAAACATATATTAGTCAAGTGAACCATGTGCTACAGAAAAATTCAATTGAAATTGAGATTCCAAACCTTGAGTGTCAAGATATGTGCATTCAAGCAGATGATGGTTCTCTGTCACCAATTATCAGATTTACTGACTATGAATATCTGTTTCAAAAACTTGTAAATGTGGATGACGGAAACTTGTTTTATTTAGCAAAACACTGTGGAACTCAGTATGAAGCTCAACCTGAAAATATATCTCTGGACTCAGATAAGATTCagtgtttttttaacaatacaccaGAAGCTTCAAGTAGTCGCAGACAGTCCTTCAGTGGACCAAATTTATCTCTTAGTGGACCAAATTTACAAAAGGTCCACAATACATTTCACAAAGACGTTGAAGTGCAGACGGATTCTGAAAGTAAACAATCCCAGCAAGAAATGGGGATTCAAACAGATGGAGATTTAGCTTCATCCAGACCAAGAGTTAGGGAGATTTCCACATCCACCAGCCGATATATCACACGTTGTAGTTGTTCTAGTCGATTTGATAGGTCAGATTCAGATAGTTCTAATGCCTCAGATATTCAGCTCTCTCTTCAAGCAACTATTGATAGACTGGAGAAAAAGACCAGAAAATATAGAGCTTTGTATGGCAAAAAGGACTAG